In Microbacterium enclense, one genomic interval encodes:
- a CDS encoding NUDIX domain-containing protein → MDMRVAAYAVITDSDDRLLLAHWIEGRRSAWTLPGGGLEAGEDPEHAARREVREETGYRVVVDELLGIHSRVIPASSRLATDAADPLHTLRIVYRAHVVGGRLRHEVGGSTNRAEWFAFPAVRKLRRVQLVDIALRMAKLSSRHEDA, encoded by the coding sequence ATGGATATGCGAGTCGCCGCGTACGCCGTCATCACGGACTCCGACGACCGCCTCCTGCTCGCTCACTGGATCGAGGGACGCCGATCCGCCTGGACGCTCCCCGGCGGAGGGCTTGAAGCCGGCGAGGATCCCGAACACGCGGCGCGACGCGAGGTGCGAGAAGAGACCGGATACCGGGTCGTCGTCGACGAGCTCCTCGGCATCCATTCGCGGGTGATCCCGGCCTCGTCACGGCTGGCCACCGATGCTGCAGACCCGCTGCACACGCTGCGCATCGTCTACCGGGCTCACGTCGTCGGTGGGCGTCTGCGTCACGAGGTGGGCGGCTCGACGAACCGTGCCGAGTGGTTCGCATTCCCCGCGGTGCGAAAACTGCGTCGCGTACAGCTCGTCGACATCGCCCTGCGCATGGCGAAACTCTCGTCACGTCACGAGGACGCGTAG
- a CDS encoding acyltransferase codes for MASSTASEVDLSRRDLTLDLARVTAVLIVVVVHLLQVGVAIGPDGGIVTSRPAEEQPWFDVATWFGQIMPLFFVVGGFASAAGWASWTAKGGDATGFVRTRTLRLAQPALPFFLVVAALLGAATAIGIAPGVVDAAAIGVGMPLWFLAAYLLCQLLVPIMARWHATAPRRTVFLLMAGVLVVDAIRYTTGVEQIGLVNLLFVWPLIQQIGFWYHDGWFDRRGRVMLMAIAVGGFAVFLALMVGGPYSTNLLADLNPPTLPLVVLGVTQAAVLRLTRPALTALMGTRVMRGVVFVLGSRLMTIYLWHLPVILLLSGIALLIPGAAPQPASPVWWWTRPVLFILVLGVLGVLSLGMARFESLGRLGGSPSRVLVGIAWCGAFLPPFLIMEWGMNLTFAVTGAILMGITVLLLRTRPVS; via the coding sequence ATGGCATCCTCCACGGCATCCGAGGTCGATCTCTCCCGACGCGACCTGACCCTCGATCTCGCGCGCGTGACAGCGGTGCTGATCGTGGTCGTCGTCCATCTCCTTCAGGTGGGCGTCGCCATCGGACCCGACGGCGGCATCGTGACCAGTCGTCCCGCGGAAGAGCAGCCGTGGTTCGACGTCGCCACCTGGTTCGGCCAGATCATGCCGCTCTTCTTCGTCGTCGGTGGCTTCGCGTCCGCCGCGGGTTGGGCGTCGTGGACCGCGAAGGGAGGGGATGCCACCGGCTTCGTCCGCACGCGTACCCTGCGCCTCGCACAGCCCGCTCTGCCGTTCTTCCTTGTGGTCGCTGCGCTCCTGGGGGCAGCCACCGCGATCGGTATCGCACCGGGAGTGGTGGATGCCGCCGCCATCGGCGTGGGCATGCCGCTCTGGTTCCTCGCCGCCTATCTGCTGTGCCAGCTCCTCGTCCCCATCATGGCGCGATGGCACGCGACCGCGCCGCGGCGGACAGTGTTCCTCCTGATGGCCGGTGTGCTCGTCGTGGATGCCATCCGGTACACGACGGGTGTCGAGCAGATCGGCCTCGTGAACCTGTTGTTCGTGTGGCCTCTCATCCAGCAGATCGGATTCTGGTACCACGACGGGTGGTTCGATCGGCGCGGGCGGGTGATGTTGATGGCGATCGCAGTCGGTGGCTTCGCGGTGTTCCTCGCGCTGATGGTGGGGGGACCATACTCGACGAATCTCCTCGCCGACCTCAACCCTCCGACGCTCCCCCTCGTCGTGCTCGGTGTCACACAGGCCGCCGTACTTCGGCTTACCCGTCCCGCCCTCACCGCCCTCATGGGCACGCGCGTGATGCGAGGGGTCGTCTTCGTCCTCGGCTCGCGCCTGATGACGATCTACCTCTGGCACCTTCCCGTGATCCTGCTCCTCTCGGGGATCGCCCTCCTCATCCCGGGAGCCGCACCCCAGCCGGCGAGCCCTGTCTGGTGGTGGACACGGCCCGTCCTCTTCATCCTGGTGCTGGGCGTCCTGGGCGTGCTGTCCCTCGGGATGGCGCGGTTCGAGTCGCTCGGGCGCCTCGGCGGGTCGCCGTCTCGGGTGCTCGTCGGAATCGCCTGGTGCGGTGCGTTCCTTCCCCCGTTCCTCATCATGGAGTGGGGGATGAACCTGACGTTCGCCGTGACCGGTGCGATCCTGATGGGAATCACCGTTCTTCTGCTGCGGACTCGACCGGTGTCGTGA
- a CDS encoding DUF3566 domain-containing protein has translation MSTVADKLAKKSTHKTPAKQVRLRLVYIDFWSAVKLSFLAAVAVAIVTVVSYFLIYLVVSATGLITKLDEFFTSFTDGGTTLSQYIGLPQVMAFAAIVAILNLVVITVLGAVVAGIYNLAVKVTGGLLVGFTSN, from the coding sequence ATGAGCACGGTAGCCGACAAGCTTGCGAAGAAGTCGACTCATAAGACCCCTGCCAAGCAGGTGCGCCTGCGCCTGGTCTACATCGACTTCTGGTCGGCGGTGAAGCTGTCGTTCCTGGCGGCGGTGGCGGTGGCCATCGTGACGGTGGTGTCGTACTTCCTGATCTACCTGGTCGTGAGTGCGACCGGCTTGATCACCAAGCTCGACGAGTTCTTCACGAGCTTCACCGATGGCGGGACCACCCTGTCGCAGTACATCGGACTGCCGCAGGTGATGGCGTTCGCAGCGATCGTGGCGATCCTCAACCTGGTCGTCATCACGGTGCTCGGTGCCGTCGTCGCGGGGATCTACAACCTCGCGGTCAAGGTGACGGGCGGGCTTCTGGTCGGGTTCACCTCGAACTGA
- the gyrA gene encoding DNA gyrase subunit A — protein MADDITPEPDEVRSEPAHNHGKIDQVDLQLEMQRSYLDYAMSVIVGRALPRVEDGLKPVHRRVIYGMYDGGFRPDKSFSKCARVVGEVMGHYHPHGDAPIYDALVRLVQPWSLRYPLALGQGNFGSPGNQGAAAPRYTETKMSQLALEMVRDIEEDTVDFEDNYDGQTQEPVVLPARFPNLLVNGSVGIAVGMATNIPPHNLREVAAGALWALENPDATREELLEALMERIPGPDFPTAAQILGTRGIKDAYRTGRGSITMRAVVNIEEIQGRTCLVITELPYQVNPDNVAVKIGDLAREGKITGIADIRDETSGRTGQRLVVVLKRDAVAKVVLNNLYKHTQLQENFGANMLAIVDGVPRTLSLDGFISLWIDHQIDVIVRRTRFRLRKAEERMHILRGYLKALDALDEVIALIRRSPTAQDANEGLQKLLDIDDIQAQAILDMQLRRLAALERQKIVDEATELEARIADYNDILATPARQRTIIRDELTAIVDRFGDDRRTEILHGFDGDVSIEDLIAEEEMVITVTRDGYIKRTRSDNYRSQHRGGKGVKGAQLRADDVVEHFFVTTTHHWLLFFTNKGRVYRSKAYEVPEAGRDAKGQHVANLLALQPDEEIAQILDIRDYNVATYLVLATRAGLVKKTRLTEYDTNRQGGVIAIKLRGQVSDAPDEGDEAEQGGADELVSALLVDEGDDILLISRLGMSLRFSATDSALRPMGRSTSGVKGMDFREGDSLLSASVAKDDEFVFVVTEGGYAKRTAVTEYRMQNRGGLGIKVARLTDDRGVLAGGMMVSEGDEVLVVLASGKVVRSAVAEVPAKGRDTMGVVFARAGGDDRIIAIARNAERNVVETTETNPEPAASPADEADASAPETPEESTDA, from the coding sequence ATGGCTGACGACATCACGCCCGAGCCCGACGAGGTCCGGTCGGAACCCGCGCACAACCACGGCAAGATCGACCAGGTCGATCTTCAGCTCGAGATGCAGCGGAGCTACCTCGACTACGCGATGAGCGTCATCGTCGGTCGTGCGCTGCCGCGTGTCGAAGACGGTCTCAAGCCCGTGCACCGCCGGGTGATCTACGGGATGTACGACGGAGGTTTCCGTCCCGACAAGTCGTTCTCGAAGTGCGCCCGTGTCGTCGGCGAGGTCATGGGGCACTACCACCCCCACGGTGACGCCCCGATCTACGACGCCCTCGTGCGTCTCGTGCAGCCGTGGTCGCTGCGATACCCGCTCGCTCTCGGCCAGGGCAACTTCGGCTCCCCCGGCAACCAGGGCGCGGCCGCCCCGCGGTACACCGAGACGAAGATGTCGCAGCTCGCGCTCGAGATGGTGCGCGACATCGAAGAAGACACGGTCGACTTCGAGGACAACTACGACGGTCAGACGCAGGAGCCCGTCGTCCTGCCGGCGCGCTTCCCCAACCTCCTGGTGAACGGTTCCGTCGGTATCGCCGTCGGTATGGCCACCAACATCCCCCCGCACAACCTGCGCGAAGTCGCCGCCGGTGCCCTCTGGGCTCTGGAGAACCCGGATGCCACGCGCGAGGAGCTGCTCGAAGCGCTCATGGAGCGCATCCCCGGCCCCGACTTCCCGACCGCTGCGCAGATCCTCGGCACACGGGGCATCAAAGACGCCTACCGCACGGGGCGCGGCTCGATCACGATGCGCGCCGTGGTCAACATCGAGGAGATCCAGGGCCGCACGTGCCTGGTCATCACCGAGCTGCCGTATCAGGTCAATCCTGACAACGTCGCGGTCAAGATCGGTGACCTCGCCCGCGAGGGCAAGATCACGGGCATCGCCGACATCCGCGACGAGACCTCGGGCCGCACCGGTCAGCGGCTCGTCGTAGTGCTCAAGCGTGACGCCGTCGCCAAGGTCGTACTCAACAACCTGTACAAGCACACCCAGCTGCAGGAGAACTTCGGCGCGAACATGCTGGCGATCGTCGACGGCGTGCCGCGCACGCTCTCCCTCGACGGCTTCATCAGCCTGTGGATCGACCACCAGATCGACGTCATCGTCCGGCGCACCCGCTTCCGTCTGCGCAAGGCCGAAGAGCGTATGCACATCCTGCGCGGCTACCTGAAGGCTCTCGACGCCCTCGACGAGGTCATCGCGCTCATCCGTCGTTCGCCGACGGCCCAGGATGCCAATGAGGGCCTGCAGAAGCTCCTCGACATCGACGACATCCAGGCGCAGGCGATCCTCGACATGCAGCTGCGCCGTCTCGCAGCCCTCGAGCGTCAGAAGATCGTCGACGAGGCGACCGAGCTCGAGGCCCGCATCGCGGACTACAACGACATCCTCGCCACCCCCGCCCGTCAGCGCACGATCATCCGCGACGAGCTCACGGCGATCGTCGACCGCTTCGGTGACGACCGTCGCACCGAGATCCTGCACGGGTTCGACGGCGACGTGTCGATCGAAGACCTCATCGCCGAAGAAGAGATGGTCATCACCGTCACCCGTGACGGCTACATCAAGCGCACGCGCAGCGACAATTACCGCTCCCAGCACCGTGGCGGCAAGGGCGTGAAGGGCGCACAGCTTCGCGCCGACGACGTGGTGGAGCACTTCTTCGTCACGACCACCCATCACTGGCTGCTGTTCTTCACGAACAAGGGACGGGTGTACCGCTCCAAGGCCTACGAGGTGCCGGAAGCCGGACGGGATGCCAAGGGGCAGCACGTCGCGAACCTGCTCGCGCTGCAGCCCGACGAGGAGATCGCGCAGATCCTCGACATCCGCGACTACAACGTCGCCACCTACCTCGTCCTCGCCACTCGCGCGGGCCTGGTCAAGAAGACCCGGCTGACCGAGTACGACACGAACCGCCAGGGTGGTGTCATCGCCATCAAGCTCCGCGGTCAGGTGTCGGACGCCCCCGACGAGGGCGACGAGGCCGAACAGGGAGGAGCCGACGAGCTCGTCAGCGCGCTGCTCGTCGACGAGGGCGATGACATCCTCCTCATCAGCCGGCTGGGGATGTCACTGCGCTTCTCGGCGACCGACAGCGCTCTTCGCCCCATGGGTCGTTCGACCTCGGGCGTGAAGGGAATGGACTTCCGCGAGGGTGACAGTCTGCTGTCGGCATCCGTCGCCAAGGACGACGAGTTCGTGTTCGTCGTTACCGAGGGCGGCTACGCGAAGCGCACGGCGGTGACCGAATACCGCATGCAGAACCGCGGTGGTCTGGGCATCAAGGTGGCCCGATTGACCGATGATCGCGGGGTCCTCGCAGGCGGAATGATGGTGTCCGAGGGCGACGAGGTCCTTGTGGTTCTTGCCAGCGGCAAGGTGGTACGCTCTGCCGTGGCCGAGGTGCCCGCCAAGGGACGCGACACCATGGGTGTCGTGTTCGCCCGCGCCGGAGGCGACGACCGCATCATCGCGATCGCGCGAAACGCCGAACGCAACGTGGTGGAGACGACGGAGACGAACCCCGAGCCCGCCGCATCCCCTGCGGACGAGGCTGACGCCTCCGCTCCCGAGACCCCCGAGGAAAGTACTGACGCATGA
- the gyrB gene encoding DNA topoisomerase (ATP-hydrolyzing) subunit B, translating to MTSENPDSVSEEPEAPSRKVPNEYGADAIQVLEGLEAVRKRPGMYIGSTGERGLHHLVQEIVDNSVDEALAGYCDTIEVTILSDGAVRVVDNGRGIPVDMHRTEGKSTVEVVLTVLHAGGKFGGGGYAVSGGLHGVGSSVVNALSTRLEVEVKRQGHVWRQSFRDGGAPLAPLAQGEESDETGTTITFWPDATIFDTIDFDYDTLRTRFQQMAFLNKGLRISLRDERPDAVVTEGEPGEEVTQARHDSFLYERGLVDYVEHLNRVRKADVVNDEIIEVESEDTERHIALELAMQWTTAYTENVFTYANTINTHEGGTHEEGFRAALTTLVNRYARANNLLKEKDDNLTGDDIREGLTAVISVKLSEPQFEGQTKTKLGNTEARAFVQKVVGDKLGDWFDRNPGQAKNIIRKAIDAATARLAARKARETARRKSVFESAAMPDKLKDCTSKDPSISEIFLVEGDSAGGSAVQGRDPHTQAILALRGKILNVERARLDRALGNKEVQAMIQAFGTGIGEDFDMAKARYHKIVLMADADVDGQHITTLLLTLLFRYMRGLIEAGFVYLAQPPLYRLKWSNHPHEYAYSDRERDAMLVDGQASGRRIPKDNGIQRYKGLGEMNDHELWETTMDPETRTLRQVTIDDAAAADEIFSVLMGEDVESRRSFIQRNAKDVRFLDI from the coding sequence ATGACGTCCGAAAACCCCGACAGCGTTTCCGAGGAACCCGAAGCACCCTCCCGCAAGGTTCCCAACGAGTACGGGGCCGACGCCATCCAGGTGCTCGAAGGTCTCGAGGCCGTCCGCAAGCGTCCCGGTATGTACATCGGCTCCACGGGCGAGCGAGGTCTTCACCACCTCGTGCAGGAGATCGTCGACAACTCCGTCGACGAGGCCCTGGCCGGCTACTGCGACACCATTGAGGTCACGATCCTCAGCGACGGCGCCGTCCGCGTCGTCGACAACGGTCGTGGCATCCCGGTCGACATGCACCGCACCGAGGGCAAGTCGACCGTCGAGGTCGTCCTGACGGTCCTGCACGCCGGTGGAAAGTTCGGTGGTGGCGGCTACGCGGTCTCGGGTGGTCTGCACGGTGTCGGTTCGTCGGTCGTGAACGCGCTGTCGACCCGGCTCGAGGTCGAGGTCAAGCGCCAGGGCCACGTGTGGCGCCAGTCGTTCCGCGATGGCGGCGCTCCGCTCGCTCCGCTCGCACAGGGGGAAGAGAGCGACGAGACCGGGACGACGATCACGTTCTGGCCGGATGCCACGATCTTCGACACCATCGACTTCGATTACGACACTCTGCGTACGCGCTTCCAGCAGATGGCGTTCCTCAACAAGGGTCTGCGCATCAGCCTCCGCGACGAGCGTCCGGATGCGGTGGTCACCGAAGGCGAGCCCGGCGAAGAGGTCACGCAGGCCCGTCACGACTCCTTCCTCTATGAGCGCGGCCTGGTCGATTACGTCGAACACCTCAACCGCGTGCGCAAGGCCGACGTGGTCAACGACGAGATCATCGAGGTCGAGTCCGAGGACACCGAGCGCCACATCGCGCTCGAGCTGGCGATGCAGTGGACCACGGCCTACACCGAGAACGTGTTCACCTACGCCAACACCATCAACACGCACGAGGGCGGCACCCACGAAGAGGGTTTCCGCGCCGCGCTGACGACGCTGGTCAACCGCTACGCCCGCGCGAACAACCTCCTCAAAGAGAAGGACGACAATCTCACGGGTGATGACATCCGCGAGGGCCTCACCGCGGTCATCTCGGTGAAGCTGTCGGAGCCGCAGTTCGAGGGACAGACCAAGACGAAGCTCGGCAACACCGAGGCACGCGCGTTCGTGCAGAAGGTGGTCGGCGACAAGCTCGGCGACTGGTTCGACCGCAACCCGGGCCAGGCCAAGAACATCATCCGCAAGGCGATCGACGCGGCCACCGCACGCCTCGCCGCTCGCAAGGCCCGCGAGACCGCCCGGCGCAAGAGCGTCTTCGAGTCGGCGGCCATGCCCGACAAGCTCAAGGACTGCACCTCGAAGGATCCCTCGATCAGCGAGATCTTCCTCGTCGAGGGTGACTCCGCCGGCGGATCGGCGGTGCAGGGCCGCGACCCGCACACGCAGGCCATCCTCGCGCTGCGCGGCAAGATCCTGAACGTCGAGCGCGCGCGGCTCGACCGCGCCCTGGGCAACAAGGAAGTCCAGGCGATGATCCAGGCCTTCGGCACGGGCATCGGCGAAGACTTCGACATGGCCAAGGCGAGGTACCACAAGATCGTCCTGATGGCCGACGCCGACGTCGACGGCCAGCACATCACGACGCTGCTGCTCACGCTGCTCTTCCGCTACATGCGCGGACTCATCGAGGCCGGCTTCGTGTACCTCGCGCAGCCGCCGCTGTATCGCCTGAAGTGGTCGAACCACCCGCACGAGTACGCGTACAGCGACCGTGAGCGCGACGCGATGCTCGTCGACGGTCAGGCCTCGGGTCGACGCATCCCGAAGGACAACGGCATCCAGCGTTACAAGGGTCTCGGCGAGATGAACGACCACGAGCTGTGGGAGACCACGATGGACCCCGAGACCCGCACGCTGCGGCAGGTCACGATCGACGACGCGGCCGCCGCCGACGAGATCTTCTCTGTCCTCATGGGCGAAGACGTCGAGTCGCGCCGCAGCTTCATCCAGCGCAACGCCAAAGACGTCCGCTTCCTCGACATCTGA
- a CDS encoding DciA family protein, which produces MSDDDAELPETVATYLRLRGLEPSPFRKKKRRRRSDDGENAPFTPGRDPRGLGDVLANLTKSAGWEPQLAREDLVRTWHDVAGADTAAHTRPVALDAGTLTVQADSTAWAKQLQLMRAHILSEILRRFPEAGVEAIRFVGPDVPSWKWGPRAVPGRGPRDTYG; this is translated from the coding sequence ATGAGTGACGACGACGCAGAACTGCCCGAGACTGTCGCGACCTATTTGCGCCTGCGGGGTCTCGAGCCCTCACCGTTCCGCAAGAAGAAGCGCCGCAGGCGATCCGACGACGGGGAGAACGCTCCGTTCACCCCGGGTCGCGATCCGCGAGGTCTCGGCGATGTGCTCGCGAACCTCACGAAGTCGGCCGGGTGGGAGCCGCAGCTCGCCCGGGAGGATCTCGTGCGCACCTGGCATGACGTCGCCGGCGCCGACACCGCCGCGCACACCCGTCCGGTGGCGCTGGATGCCGGGACCCTCACGGTCCAGGCCGACTCGACGGCGTGGGCGAAGCAGCTTCAGCTCATGCGTGCGCACATCCTGTCGGAGATCCTTCGGCGCTTCCCTGAAGCGGGCGTGGAAGCGATCCGCTTCGTAGGCCCGGACGTCCCCTCATGGAAATGGGGGCCCAGAGCCGTTCCAGGCCGTGGCCCGCGCGATACCTACGGCTAG
- the recF gene encoding DNA replication/repair protein RecF has protein sequence MIVEQLGLRDFRNYAEVDVSLSTGANVFVGRNGQGKTNLVEAVAYLATLGSHRVSSDAPMVRDGADAAIVRARLGHGDRGVLLELQLNRQGSNRARVNGVNVRTAELPRYAQVVLFAPEDLQIVRGDPSARRRFADQLIVQRTPRMAAVVADYDRVLRQRTALLKSARARGVRGDALGTLDVWDDKLVTLGTELIEARLAVASDLSEPVSRAYAAIAGADHEPRLEWALSVGGGDPEEGDDAASASTGPLAEQFRAALAARRAAELERGLTLVGPHRDDLVLRVRGLPVKGYASHGESWSVALALRLASAEILRAESRLGDPVLILDDVFAELDAGRRARLAELVSGYEQVIVTSAVEEDVPDGLRAHVVRVEAGQIVETDDE, from the coding sequence GTGATCGTGGAGCAGCTGGGACTGAGGGATTTCCGCAATTACGCGGAAGTCGACGTCTCGCTCTCCACCGGCGCCAACGTCTTCGTCGGGCGCAACGGTCAGGGCAAGACCAATCTGGTCGAGGCAGTGGCCTATCTGGCCACTCTGGGTTCGCACCGTGTCTCGAGCGATGCCCCCATGGTGCGCGACGGGGCGGATGCCGCGATCGTGCGGGCACGGCTCGGTCACGGGGACCGCGGGGTCCTTCTCGAGCTTCAACTGAACCGCCAGGGGTCCAATCGCGCCCGGGTCAACGGCGTGAACGTCCGCACCGCGGAGTTGCCGCGCTACGCCCAGGTGGTGTTGTTCGCCCCCGAAGACCTTCAGATCGTCCGCGGTGACCCGTCTGCTCGCCGTCGGTTCGCCGACCAGCTCATCGTTCAGCGCACACCGCGAATGGCGGCAGTCGTCGCCGATTACGACCGCGTCCTTCGTCAGCGCACCGCCCTGCTGAAGTCCGCGCGCGCCCGCGGAGTGCGCGGCGACGCTCTCGGCACCCTCGACGTGTGGGACGACAAGCTCGTGACCCTCGGTACCGAACTCATCGAGGCGCGGCTGGCCGTGGCATCCGATCTGTCCGAGCCGGTGTCCCGGGCCTACGCGGCCATCGCGGGAGCGGACCACGAGCCGCGCCTCGAGTGGGCGTTATCGGTCGGCGGGGGAGATCCCGAGGAGGGCGACGACGCCGCATCGGCGTCGACCGGTCCGCTCGCCGAGCAGTTCCGCGCGGCCTTGGCTGCCCGTCGTGCCGCGGAGCTCGAGCGCGGGCTCACGCTGGTCGGGCCCCATCGGGACGACCTCGTGCTCCGAGTGCGCGGCCTTCCCGTGAAGGGATACGCCTCGCACGGCGAGTCGTGGTCGGTGGCGCTCGCGCTTCGGTTGGCATCCGCCGAGATTCTGCGCGCGGAGTCGCGGCTGGGCGATCCTGTGTTGATCCTCGACGACGTGTTCGCCGAACTCGACGCGGGCAGACGCGCGCGTTTGGCTGAGCTCGTCAGCGGCTACGAGCAGGTCATCGTCACATCAGCCGTCGAAGAAGACGTTCCCGACGGTCTGCGGGCGCATGTCGTCCGTGTCGAGGCGGGACAGATCGTCGAGACCGATGATGAGTGA
- the dnaN gene encoding DNA polymerase III subunit beta — MKFHVNRDVFSEAVSFVVKLLPQRNPQPILAGVLIEAGEQGLTLAAFDYEASARTTIEATVDEPGTILVHGRLLSDIASRLPNAPIQIAVDDDGGILLTCGSARFTLASMPVQEYPAIPEVTGESGLVPADEFATAIAQVAFAASRDDVTPVLTGVQLEVTGTRLSLVATDRYRVALREIPWDGGQAASDETTSALVPARTLQEVGKTFAHGGDISIAFSGSGDREIIAFTAANKTVTSLLIKGNFPPVRRLFPEQTEHHSVVNTAELAEAVRRVALVLDRSAPLRFTFGADGVSMDASGTEQARATETVDATLVGDEVTLGLNPQYLLESLGAVRSEFTRITFTSSDNANKLSPVLVTPQTSVDKGGEGTFKYLLQPNLLLR, encoded by the coding sequence GTGAAGTTCCACGTCAATCGCGATGTGTTCAGCGAAGCTGTCTCGTTCGTGGTCAAGCTCCTGCCTCAGCGCAATCCGCAGCCGATCCTGGCCGGTGTGCTCATCGAGGCCGGCGAGCAGGGCCTTACGCTCGCCGCGTTCGACTACGAAGCTTCCGCCCGCACGACCATCGAAGCGACCGTTGACGAGCCGGGTACGATCCTCGTCCACGGTCGGCTCCTCAGCGACATCGCGAGCCGTCTGCCGAACGCCCCGATCCAGATCGCGGTCGACGACGACGGTGGCATCCTGCTCACCTGCGGCTCAGCGCGTTTCACGCTCGCCTCGATGCCTGTGCAGGAATACCCCGCGATCCCCGAGGTCACCGGCGAGTCCGGCCTCGTCCCGGCCGACGAGTTCGCCACCGCGATCGCGCAGGTCGCCTTCGCGGCGTCACGCGACGATGTGACCCCGGTTCTCACCGGCGTGCAGCTCGAAGTCACGGGAACACGCTTGAGCCTGGTCGCCACCGACCGTTATCGTGTCGCGCTCCGCGAGATCCCGTGGGACGGTGGCCAGGCCGCCTCCGACGAGACGACCTCGGCGCTCGTACCCGCCCGCACCCTGCAGGAGGTCGGCAAGACCTTCGCGCACGGCGGCGACATCTCCATCGCCTTCTCCGGCTCGGGCGACCGTGAGATCATCGCCTTCACCGCGGCGAACAAGACCGTGACCTCGCTCTTGATCAAGGGCAACTTCCCGCCTGTTCGCCGGCTCTTCCCCGAGCAGACCGAACACCACAGCGTCGTGAACACCGCAGAACTTGCCGAGGCCGTTCGCCGTGTCGCGCTGGTGCTCGACCGCTCGGCGCCGTTGCGGTTCACCTTCGGGGCCGACGGTGTCTCGATGGATGCCTCGGGCACGGAGCAGGCCCGCGCGACAGAGACCGTCGACGCCACGCTCGTGGGCGATGAGGTCACCCTGGGGCTCAACCCCCAGTACCTGCTCGAGTCCCTCGGCGCGGTGCGCAGCGAGTTCACGCGTATCACGTTCACCTCGAGTGACAACGCGAACAAGCTCAGCCCCGTCCTCGTCACGCCCCAGACGTCGGTCGACAAGGGCGGCGAGGGAACGTTCAAGTACCTCCTCCAGCCGAACCTGCTTCTGCGCTGA